The DNA sequence GGCCCTCCGTACTCTATGGATAATTCGCTGGGCGGTACATACTTTCTCAGCGTTCTTGCTATTCTGCTTATTACTCTATAATCAGCGTGTTGGGGTCTGCCTTGCCTTTTTTCCTTTATTGGAACGACGAATGTTTCCTCTCCAAATACATAAACTTCATACTCCGCATCCCCACTTATGAAGTCCCTCACCGTAACGACTGGCCGCGCCAAATCCTGCTCCCGCATTCCTTCAGGTATCTTAACAGCCATCTCAAGGGAGTAAACCTTGCTTACGTCTCCTTTATCCATGAATATTATGGTATCCATTATTGATGGTAGCATACCTAGCTCCACTCTTCCTATGAATCGTTGAATCGCATCTATTGGCGTAGTTGCGTGAACCACGCCAACCATGCCTATTCCGGCCAGCCTTAGATCAACATATACCTGGAAATCCGCCGTATCCCTCATTTCATCAAATATCGTGTAATCAGGCCTAGACAATAGTAAAATATCGTGTATCTCCTCGGAGGATGCCATGGTCTTAGATAATTGCGTCACTTGTGGTGGGAGTATCATGTCTCTCGGTGATTCGATAGTCTTGACTATCTTATTCTTTGATAGGTAAAACTCAGCTAAGGCTTGGGCAAATGTGGTCTTGCCGGCTCCAGGGGAGCCTGCTATTAGTATCCCCTCAGCCCCCTCCTCTAGCCTGGCGAGTACCTTGGGATGAAGGGAATAATCCTCTATGCGTCGCTTCACCAATGGCTTCACGGCAGTTATTTCAATTCCATCGGACACGGGAGGAAACACGGCAACTATCCTAACATCCCTATGCTGTATTATCAGCGAGTGATCCCTCCTTACCTCAATCACTGTATCGTTGCTTCTATGGGCCATTGAGATCAATTCCCGCACCATCTTCTCCAACTGCTCCCGCTTCATTGGTTCAGTGCCTAGCGGCACCATCTCCCACGCCCCCGGTTTGCCCCTCTTGCCTAGCGGCACCACATCCTCCTTCAAGTGAACCGACATTAATCCCCTCTCTAATTGAAACATTTTTTCCAATTCAGAGATGTTTTTCTCCTTGCCTAGATACAAGTACTTTATTCTCATTACTTCACAGACGCTCTTCATCGTCTGATCGCTGGTCACTAAGGTGGCCCCTAATTCCCTGGCAACCTCTCTAGCGATTATGTCTATATCATCGACTCGGGCAACTTCTCTTGGCACGGTATCTATATATTCTATTCTAACAAAATCGGTAAGACCCATCTTGGCGATGGCATCATTGATGTACTCCAACTCCTCTATGCCTAGCTTGCCTATGGATGATCCCTTCTTCTCCTCTTCCTCAAAGAACCTCACGATAAGGGAGTGAATCAATACTTTCCCACG is a window from the Thermocladium sp. ECH_B genome containing:
- a CDS encoding ATPase: MLAADEVYVPDISVIVDGSLRESVIRGEVRGKVLIHSLIVRFFEEEEKKGSSIGKLGIEELEYINDAIAKMGLTDFVRIEYIDTVPREVARVDDIDIIAREVARELGATLVTSDQTMKSVCEVMRIKYLYLGKEKNISELEKMFQLERGLMSVHLKEDVVPLGKRGKPGAWEMVPLGTEPMKREQLEKMVRELISMAHRSNDTVIEVRRDHSLIIQHRDVRIVAVFPPVSDGIEITAVKPLVKRRIEDYSLHPKVLARLEEGAEGILIAGSPGAGKTTFAQALAEFYLSKNKIVKTIESPRDMILPPQVTQLSKTMASSEEIHDILLLSRPDYTIFDEMRDTADFQVYVDLRLAGIGMVGVVHATTPIDAIQRFIGRVELGMLPSIMDTIIFMDKGDVSKVYSLEMAVKIPEGMREQDLARPVVTVRDFISGDAEYEVYVFGEETFVVPIKEKRQGRPQHADYRVISRIARTLRKYVPPSELSIEYGGPNMIVIKVPEGYMGITISRVLPKLESLKRKYNIDIKVEPRE